In Bernardetia litoralis DSM 6794, the genomic window TGATTTTACTCCTCAATATGGTGAAATGACACAAATAGAAGTAAAAGGTGAAGAAGATGCAAATGTATTTATGGTAAAATCCAAAAAACCAACAGGAAAATATTTATTTGTTTTTCACGAATGGTGGGGAATGAATGACTACGTAAAACAAGAAGTAGAAAAATACTATGAAGATTTTGGGCAGAAAGTAAATATAATCGCTATTGATTTGTATGATGGAAATGTAGCCACAACAAGAGAAAATGCTCAAAAATATATGCAAGGAATGGATAACAAACGTGCAAAATCAATCATTGAAGCCATAACTAAATATGCAAAAATAAAAGCAACTGAAGAAGCAAGTGAGCCTTTACAACTAGCTACAATTGGTTGGTGTTTTGGTGGTGGCTGGTCATTACAAAGCTCTTTGATTTCTAATGAATATACAAAAGCAACAGTTATGTATTATGGAATGCCTGAAAAAGATACAGCAAGAATCAAAATTATAAAAGCTCCTGTTTTGGGAATTTATGCCAATAAAGACAAATGGATTACGCCACAAGTAATGAAAGATTTTGAAAAATCAATGAAAGAAGCAGACAAAACAATTACTATTTTAGGATATGAAGCTGAACACGCTTTTGCAAATCCAAGTTCTCCAGCCTATAATGAAACAGCAGCAAAAGAAGCTCGCAAGAAAACAATTAAGTTCTTGAAAAAGAATTGGTTGTAAATGTATAATAGACTTTCCACTCTGTTTTGAAAATATACAAAAAGCCTATTCACTTAAAAAATGAATAGGCTTTTTGTATATTTTTTTCTAAAATTATTTACTTGCTACTTTTAAAAATTGTAAAACGAGTTCCTACTTGCCAACCGTAAGACTGCGAAGAAAAAGTAACTCCATTTTCATTAATCAATGAAGAAAGTGAAGATTTATAAGTTCCTCCTCCCCAAATCATAAAGCGATTTGTGATGTGATAATTAATTCCTGCTTGTGTCCAAACTTGTGTATTTGTACTTCTATGAGTGCCTATTGCATATGTAAATTGTGGGTCGGCACTTGTATAAGAATAACTATTCAAAAACTCTATTGCTGTTCCAAGTTGTGCAAAACCACTAAATCTTTTGGCTTTAGTTTCTCCAAACTGATAACCAATAGCTATCGGAATTTGTGTCCATTGATAATTTATCTCAACACCATTGTTGTAATGTGAAACTAATGGTTGTTGGTCAGTAGGTATATCGCTGCCTTCAAAAAGGGTATAATTAGTAGAACTAAATGAATAAGTAGCTTTTCCTTTTGCAACTCCAGTATTGATGCTCCAACGCTGATTTTTGCCAAATGCTAAAGCAATATCAAAACCTGTTTGTTGATAAGTTCCACTGATATTCATTTGTGGAAGTGTGTCAGCAAGATTTGAACTATAAGCCTCAATAACGGTAAAACCAGAATGAATAGAATCAGTTCTAAAACTTGGTTTATAAATTCCTTGTGTGTGATTTACACCAAAAGTAATTGCTATTCCAGAAGATTTTTTTGTGTTTTCTGTTGATGTTTCAGTTTTATTATTTGCAATGGTTTCTTCTGTACTATCTATTTTTACAATTACTTCCTGTTCAAAATAAGGATTTCCAACAGGTAAATATTTTGACCAATCAATTTCTTTAAAAACAATTTCTGTCAAATCTGTATTTTCTGTTTCTATAATTGATTTATCAGAATTAACATCAGAATTAACATCAGAATTAACATTAGTTTTTATATCTGTGTTTTTATCATCTTGAGTTCTATCATTTGGAATTGTAGCAACAACTATATCAGAATTAGAATTTGTATTTATTGTAGAATTATCTATTGAAGAAGTAGAGTTTTTATCAGAAGTAGAAAAATTAGAATCTGTATTTTTTGTATCAAAATTAGTAACTAATTCTTTTTCTTGAATTGAATTTGATTCTGTATTATTATTATCTGTATTATTAGGCGAAGTATTATGAGTTTCTTCAGTCTTAGATGAAATATTTTCTGTGTTTTTTTCTGTGTCTATGCTGGTAATCGCATTTTCAATTTTATTTTTATCAGAATCAGCAATAGTATCAGAGGGCGCATTTGTATCTTCATAAAACATCGTGAACCAAAACATAATCACCATAAGAAGGGCTGCCACAAGTCCAGAAGACCAATAAAATAAAGGACGTTTGTACCAAGGCTTTGCGTCTAAAGCTGCATCTATTTGTTCCCATAAATGAGCAGGAGGACTAAATTGAGCATTTTCGAATTTATTCTTAAACTGCTCTTCCAACTGCTTTCGGTTATTGTTTCCGAAATTGTTCATAACTTTCATCTTCTTTCAAGAGCATTTCTTGTAATTGCGCTCTTGCTCGTGCATACTGTGATTTTGATGTTCCTACACTGATTCCTAATAATTCTGCAATTTCTTTGTGTTTGTAACCTTCAATAGCATATAAATTAAAAATCTGTTGAAATCCATCAGGCAGTTTACGAATAATCTCTAAAAGCTCTTCTAAGTCGAATTGGTCTAAAATTATATTCTCTTCCGAGTTATAATTTATATCAGATACTTCTTCTTTGAAGGCTTTGTCATATTTGCTTCTACCTGCTTTAAGTGCTTGATTGACAACAATCTTACGAATCCAAAACTCTATCGGACAATCTTTTGCAAATTTTTCTATATGTTTAAAAACATTAATAAAAGATTCTTGCAAAATATCATCTGCTTCTAGTGTTGTTTGGGCATAACGCATTGCAATAGCATACATCTTGGGAGCAAATTCTTCATACAAAGAATGTTGCGCCTGACGTTTGCCCTTGATGCAATCATCGATAAGTTGAGATTCTTCAGAAGATGGAATATAAACTGTACGAATAGTCGTATTCTCATTATTATTTAGTTCCTGTTCTTCTTCTTGATGCTCAACATTTTCAATTGATTGGCTTCCGTTATGTGCAGAAATGTTTGACATAAAAGGAAATTCACTCATATAAAAGACCCACTGTTGTTATGAAATGGTTGCACGAGAATTTGAAATACTCAATATTGTTTGAGTATAAATTACCTTGCTTAATTGATTAGTGTAAAATATTCTTTGAATAGTTATATTTTTTATTTAAAAATAATCTGATGTGTATTTCTATAAATTTTAAATAGAATAAAATGTAACACCTTGAATAATAATAGATTAAAGCTGGTAATGTTACTTTTTGTTAAAAATTTTTCTTAGAGAATTTCCCATTTAAAGTACGAAGATACATATAGAAACGCAGCATAAATCATAAAATAATTCTGCTAAAAACTTAAAAAAAGTATAAAAAAATAATTGGGTAGTAGTAGAACCCAAAACTACACAAAAAGATTCAAGTTGTAGAGTTTAAATGTAAATAAATAGTACTAAAACTAAAAAATTAACATTTCACACCTATTTATTTTATCTTAATATGTTTTATTTATTCTTTTGAAAAATATTCGTACTTTAGTCACTCCAAACAATTAAAATTAGTTTAATAAAATTATGTCTTCACCTGTTTCTTCCTTATCTTTCCTTCAAAAAGTTGCTACCAAATTATACCAAGAATGGAAAACTGATATTTCAGATTTGCACATTGTTCTTCCAACCAGAAGAGCGTGTCTGTATTTCAAAACGTTTCTTTCAGAAATTGCAGATGAAACTATTTTTTCTCCAAAAGTAATTTCATTAGAAGATTTTATTGTTGGTTCTTCGGGTTTAGAAATTGAAGATACAAGTACACTTGTTTTTGAATTATATGATTCTTACCAACGTTTTGATAAAGCTGTTGCTGGTTCATTAGAACGTTTTGCACCAATGGCAATTACGATGCTCTCAGATTTTAATTTGATAGATAGAAATTTGGTAAAATCTCACGAATTATTTGAATATTTGGATGAGGTAAAAACAATGGAACGCTGGGGAGAAATGTTTGGAGATGCAGAGCAAGATAGTACAATAAGCAATCTTAGTAAGATTCAAGAATATTATCTTTTTTGGGAAAATGTAGAAAAAACCTATAATCATTTTAGAGAAAAATTAGAGAGTTCTAACCGTGCTTATAGTGGTTTGGCTTTTCGTTGGGTATATGAAAATTTGGAACAGATAATTGAAGACCAACGAATAGAATGTGCTGTTTTTGTAGGTTTTAATCAACTTTATAAAGCTGAAGAATTAATAATTCAAAAACTAGAAAAGCTAGGAAAAGCCAAAACATATTGGGACATGGATGCTTTTTATATCGATGCCAAATGGCACGAAGCAGGAAATTACTTTAGAAAATTTCTTCAAAATGGATTTATAAAAGGAAGACGAGAAGAAGTGTCATTTATTGAAAATCTTATCCAAACAGAGAAAAAAGAAATTGAAGTAATCAGCGTAGTAAATACGATTACACAAGCCAAAACAGCAGGACATTTACTCAATGAAATGATTGAGAAATTGGTATATAAAAATGAGTTTTTTAAGTTTTCGCAGGCTCGTAATCATACAGCCGTTTTGTTGCCTGATGAAACAATGCTTTTACCGATGCTTTATTCGCTTCCAAAAAGTAGCGAAGGCGTAAATATTCAAAAGCTAGTTAATATTACGATGGGTGTTTCGCTCAAAAACACGCCTTTGTTTTCTCTAATAAAAAATCTTTTTCAGGCACAAGAAAACATGTTGCGTGATGAAGAACAGCCTCTAAGCGTTTATCATAAAGATTTACAAAGAATATTACAACATCCTTATATTCGTCCAATGGAAGAAGATGAAAATCCTCCTTTGAAGCGAATGCACGATGAAAATATCATTTATTTTTCTGTAAAAGAATTATCAGATTATAAAATAAATGGCTGGTTGTACGGACAACTTTTTGAAGATTGGGGGAAAAATGAACGAAATCCTAAATCAGATGACACAGATACAGGAAATATTCACAAGGCTTTGCGTTCTTTTTTCAAAATTATTGAAGCCTTGGCGCATCGTTTTACGCAAGCTGAATTTTCTTTAGAAAGTGAATATTTGTTTGAGTTTTATAAGCTCTTAAAGCAAGTGGAAAGAATGATAATTACCTATGCACCAAATGAAGAAACGCATATTGGAAATTCTATTTTTGGAGAAATTGATGAAGAATTAAGTCAGAAATTAAATAAAAATAAATCAAAATCATCTGAAAAACAAAGTAAAAAAACAAAGCTAAAAATTCCTTTAAAGATAGAATCTTTTGAAAGATTACTTTTGGAGTTGATGCGTGATAGAAAAATCCCATTTACTGGAGAACCCATTGCACCTATTCAGATTATGGGAATGTTGGAAAGTAGAGCTTTAGATTTTGAAAATGTGATTATTATTTCGGCAAATGAAGGGATTTTTCCTCGTGGAAAAGTACTAAATTCTAGTATTCCGTTTGATATTCGTTTGCAATTCAAACTTCCTACACATACAGAAGATGATGCTGCTTATTCGTATAATTTTTATAGACTTTTGCAGAGAAGTAAAAAAATAACGCTCATTTATGCCTCAGATATGGAGGGAATGCGTGGAGGCGAACCAAGTCGTTATGTCAATCAAATCAAGAGTGAATTGGCTCATTTAGAGAATATTAGTTTTTATGAATCTCGTTTAGAATTGCCTTTACCGACCTTCGAAAACAGCACTAGAATTGTAGAAAAAACGCCTGCCATTATTCAAAGACTAGAAAAATATTTAACACAAGAAGGACTCTCGCCAAGTTATATTAGTCGTTATTTGGAAGAACCGATGCGTTTTTATGAAAAGAAAGTTTTGAAACTAAATGAACCTCCGATGATGGAAGAGGATTTGTTTCAACACACTTACGGACAGGTTATGCACGAGGCGTTGGAAGAACTTTTTGAGCCGTTGGTGGGAAAAGAAATTAATGAAGAATGGCTAGACAAAACACGAAAAGACAAAGAAAATTTGAAACTTTTGGTAGAAAAACTAATCACAAAACTGGCTGGTGGTGTGATGCACGACACAGGAAAGAATTTTTTATTGAAAGAAGTTACACAGTCTTTGATTCCCGAATTTATGCGTTTGCAAAAAGAGGAAGCTCCTATTCGTTTGATTGCCTTAGAACAACAACTCAAAAATACAATTACTTTTGATATAAAAATAGACGGACAAATCAGAAAAATTCCTTTAAAACTCATCGGAACGGCTGACAGAATTGATATTATCACAACAAAAGAAGGAATAAAAAGGCTACAAGTCATCGATTATAAAACTGGAAAAATGGATGCAGCAGCATTAAAAGCCGATACTTTCGAACAGCTTTTGAGTGATGAAAAAGCCAAAATTATTCAACTCGTTTTATACAAATATTTGTTTATCAAAACCTATCAAGCAGGACAAATAAAGCATTTGCCAACAGACTTTAGCTTAGAAGAATATCAAATTGTTTCTGGGTTTTGGTTTTTTAGAAAGCTAAGTTCCAATTTTACGCCGTACCACCTCAAAGCCGAAAAAGATTTGACTTTAGATGGATTTTTAGCAGAAGTAGAAACTTTTTTACAGAAAGTAGTAGAAAATATGCTAGATGCAGCGATTCCCTTCTCTGATGTGATTGATGTGGATATTTGGGAGGAGGAAGTGGAATAAGAAATATCGTCGGTAGAGACACCGACAATGACGAGAAATAGTATCAACTTGACAAATATCCTAATCCAATTTGTCTATTATGAAATCTAAAATAAGAAATGATACATTTTATTTTATCTCCTTCTTTAAATTTTTCATTAAAATCTCTAGGTAAACACTCTCCTTTATTAAAACTTGTATGTCCAATATCTATTAATCCCAAAAAGGGTAAAGATAAATCAACAAAAATTCCAAAAGGTCTTACTTGCAAGACTGTACCTTCTATGATTTGATTTTCTTCTAATTCTTCAATAATTTGATAGAAAAGTTTAGAATCTTCTACATTTTCAAAGTCTTTTTTATCAAGACTTAAATATAAAGTATCATAACCATGTCCAACTATAACGGCATTAATTGTGCTGCCAACTTTAGGTATTTGTTCATCATTTTCTAACGGCAGTATTCTAATTGTAGATTTAAACTCTGAATTAGTTTTTAATTCTATGTCAGCATGTCTAGAGATGTCATCTTCAAATATCTCATAGCTTATTACTTTTCCAGAAATCAAATGACCTATTTTGTGAATATTTCTTATTACTTCGTATGAATCCATAATGTTTTTTTAATGATAAATTAAACAAAAATAGTATAATTAGCTGCTAATCCAACAAACCCAATTCTTTGGCGATGTCGTGGGTAAGTTTGGAGAGTGGGCGAAGATGAAAATTTTCTTCTTCCATAATTCCGTTGGAAAGATGCCGAATTACGTCTTCTTTATTCCTAAAAAAAGTGCCTTCGTATTTTTGAAAAAGCTCATCAATATAGGAATCTGGATAAGTAATTTGTTTTTGGATAAGTTCTAAGATTTGGTCTTTGTGTTGGTCGTAAACATCTTTTATATGAAAAACTTCAAAATTCTTGTCTAAAACCTCTTCTGCTTTTTCATAATCAATACAAAATCCATCTTTATCATAATAGAATTTTGAATTTTTGATTTTCAGACCAAAACTAAACTCTTCTATTTTAGAATATGGATTTACTGAAACTATCTCTTCTTTTTTGAAAGTTTGGTTACAGGTTTTACAACTTGGAATAAGATTATAAAATGACAAAGCTAAAAAAGGATATTTTCCTTTTGGGTAGAAGTGGTCTAATTCATCAATTCGAATTAACTTATTATTTACTGTTTCTTCTCTTTCTACTTCAACAAGTTTTATATAATTTCGATTACAATATGGACAAACTGAAATCCCTAAACCTTCTACAAGATTTTTAGAACCATAGTATATTTTGTTTCCTTTCTTGTCTTTACTATAAAATGTTTCACCTCCTGTTAAATAGCTTTTGTAAGAAGTTTCTGCTAGTGGCTCAAAGTCTGCATAATCTTTTACGACAAAAATATCCCAGTAACTAGCCAAATCATCAATTAAATTAGGATTTGCTAGTACAATTTCTTTGAATGAAAGTAATGGAAAATATTTTTTTACTTTTTTGTCATAATATTTTATGTTGTATTTTACTTTTTTACCTGTCATATAATTCTCTATAGCTTCCCAATGCCTTTGCGCCATTTTCTCTAAATCTCGGTGCTGTATTGGAATCATTTTATTGGTAGTTTTTGTGGTAGTTTATCGGTCTGACCTATCGGTACTGACCTAAGCAAAAAAATAAGGTCAGACCGATAGGTCAGTACCGTTATTGTTTGTTTTTATCTTGCTCTTCTTTTATCTTTTTCCACTCTTGCAATTCTAATAATTCTTTTCTCATCTGCTCAATATCTGTTTCATGTTTATCTACTTTTCGAAGGCGTTTACTATCCAAAAGTTTTTGTAACATCGTTTTTACAATCGGTTCTCCAATCATTGAAATAATCATTTCACATGTATCTAAATCTTCTTTCTTTGGTTCGCTTTCATTCAAAATATCAATCGTTTTATCAATTTTACTTTGAGCAAACTCTCCCACCAAACCACCTTTCATAAAAAATGAATCTGTCAGAAGCGTGTGAATATTTGCTCCAAATGTGTGTTTCATACTGTCTAGTTTGGACACTTTACACAAACCTGTATTCTCTTCTTTTTCCAAAAAAATAACATTTTCTTTCGGTAAATCAGAAACCAAAAAAGGAGAGTGAGAAGTTAGAATAAGTTGGATTTGTTTGTTTGGGAATATTTTTGGTAAAGTTTCAAGCAAGATTTTTAAATACTGCTTTTGCCATTGTGGATGTAAACCTAGTTCGCCTTCGTCTATTAGAATCAAAAGTTTTTTCTTTATTGAGTTTTCCGATATACTATGTTTTAAATCGTATAAACGTGCAAGAATAGATAAAAGCGAGTATTCTCCATAACTTATATCTCTTATTTGAAATGAAAGAAAAGCAGCATTTATTTGTTGTTTTACCTTATCATAAACCCTTAATAAGGCATTAATTTCTAGAGCACACTTTTTCACATCTATTATAGCTCCTGCATTGTGAAAAGCTCCCCTATTTTTATTTTTTAATTTTATTTTTCTTAAAAAAATCATAAGTTTTTTTACAAAGAAAATAATAGGTAAAGACTCCACTTTTGTTTTGCTCATAGTAGAATAAACTTGAAGAATTGTATAAAATTTCTTGCTAGGAGAATTTTTATAAAAGGTTTTATTGTCGTAATCTATAAGTGATTTATGTACTTTATTAGCATTATTATCTGATGCTATTTTTGGATATAAAATCATCTCAAGAATATTTTTATAAGCAGTTATTTCAAAACTCATGTTCAAATCATCACCCTCTTGTATTTCGAATATAGAATCTAAAATTTTTGTGATTTTTTTTCTATCTTTTGTATATCTATTTACGACGGGAATGCTATTAAATATTGATTGGTATTCATCCAAAAAAATGAAGAATAACTGGGGGTATCCAAAAGAATATTTATTATATACTTTAGAAGTAATAAAACTTATCTGCTTTTGTATTTCATTGGTAGAGTAGGCTCGCAATATGTATTTAATGTGATAATTTTTGTCTAATGTTATTTCTGTTCTTTCTTCTATGGCATTATTCAGTAGAAATGTAGTAGATATGTCATTAATTTTTTCATAATCACTAGGGTAATCTTCGTTTTCTAAGCCATTAGAATAGTATATAATATTTAAAAATTTACTAACACTTTTTCTGTCAATATATTCACAGAAATGATTTACAGTAAGGTTTCCAAATACTACAAGACGAAATATGTTTTCATCAAGAAACACTATTATAATATTAGAATCATCTGTATATTCATTTAATACCTGTGTTCCTATCATATCTTTTAGTGCTGATATTACCGAACTCTTCCCAGCTCCATTCTCTCCAACAATAGCAGTAACATTGCTTATTCCTTCTCCAAAAAAATCCTCATAAAAATATCTTTTCTTTTCTCGTTCTTCTTCTGTTATCTTATCTGTCAAAGTTCCACTTACAATTTTTCCATTTTCATCTGGTTTATCTGGCTCAAAATGAAAATCATACAAGGGACTAAAATTAAATCCTTGTTGTTTGATATTTTTATAGTCTTCAATCCAAAGATAAAGGAGTTCCATAGTAGATTTTTGAGTAAAAAGTAGCTTTTATAAATAGAAAACAAGATACAATAAATTTTATAGTTGTGCTTAATTATCAAAACTTTGTCAGTAGTTTTTTGGTAATCCAAAATAACTCTGACAATAGTTCAAAAAGGTGTAGAGGGAAAATTAAAACCAAAAAAAATCCTAAAAAGAACAAAAAAAATAGTTCTGTAACAAAAGTAACTGTACCCAAACAACTAATAGCTTAATTTTGTAGTATATTAGAATGAGAGATAGATGTAGAATGAACTACTTCAACTACTTTCCAACCTAATCATTTTTTAAAATCACTCAAAATTTAGTACGACTAATTCAATACAATTATGAACATAGAACAAATTTATACAGGCTGTTTGGCACAAGGTGCTTATTATATTACTTCAAATGGCGAAGCTGCTATCATTGACCCACTTCGTGAAGTGCAACCTTATCTTGACCGTTTGGCAAAAGATGATGTAAAATTAAAATATGTTTTTGAAACGCATTTTCACGCAGATTTTGTTTCTGGACATTTAGATTTATCCAAAAAAACAGGTGCGCCAATCGTTTATGGAGCAACAGCAGATCCCGAATTTGATGCCATCATCGCAGAAGATGGACAGACATTTAAAGTAGGAAATATTACTATCAAAGCTCTTCACACACCAGGGCATACAATGGAAAGTACAACCTATTTGCTTTTAGATGAAAATGGCAAAGAACATGCTATTTTCTCTGGCGATACACTTTTTATTGGAGATGTTGGTCGTCCAGATTTGGCACAAAAAGCAGCCGACATGACGCAAGAACAACTCGCAGCAACACTTTATCATTCTTTGAGAGATAAAATTATGACTTTGCCAGATGAAACTACTGTTTATCCAGCACATGGCGCAGGTAGTGCGTGTGGAAAAAATATGAGCAAAGAAACTGTTTCTACTATTGGAGAGCAGAAAAAACTTAATTATGCTTTACGTGCAGACATGACAGAGCAAGAATTTGTAAACGAAGTGACAGACGGACTTTTGCCTCCTCCAGGGTATTTTGGAATGAATGTAGCTATGAACAAAAAAGGCTATGATAGTTTGGATGATGTAATGAAAAAAGGCAAACAGGCTTTAGAGCCAAACGCTTTTGAAGTGGCAGCAGAAGAAAGTGGAGCATTAATTTTGGATACTCGCAATCCAAAAGAGTTTTATAAAGGATTTGTGCCTCAATCTATAAATATCGGAATTGATGGTGGTTTTGCGCCTTGGGTGGGAGCTATGATTATGGACGTAAATCAGCCTATTTTGCTTATCACTGATGAAGGAAGAGAAGAAGAAACAATTATTAGACTTAGCCGAGTAGGTTTTGATAATATTTTGGGGTATCTCAAAGGTGGTTTTGATGGTTGGAAAGTAGCAGGAAAAGAAATTGATACTGTAAATAGAATCTCTCCAGAAGAATTTGCTCAAAAATTTGATAAAGAAACAAGCAAAGTAATTGATGTCAGAAAACAAAGCGAATATGCAGCCCAACACATAGAAGAAGCCTATAACAAACCATTAGATTTTATTAATGATTGGGTAAAAGATATAAATCCAGATGAGCATTTCTTCATGCATTGTGCTGGTGGCTACCGTTCTATGATTGCAGCAAGTATTTTGGAAGCAAGAGGGTATCGCAATTTTACAGAAATTGAAGGTGGTTTTGCTCAAATTGAAAAACAAGAAGCTATTCCTACTTCAAATTTCGTTTGTCAGAGCAAAACGCTTGCTAAATAGATAATTTTTAGATAAAAAAACAGACTCTAAGGGCTTTCAAAACCCTTAGGGTTAAATTACAAAAAAAAATGATAGAATTTATAACACAGCCATGGTCGTGGTACGTGGCAGGTATTTTGGTGGGCTTAACTGTACCTACACTTTTATTAATTGGCAACAAATCTTTTGGAATTAGTTCTTCTTTGCGTCATGTATGTGCCATGTGTGTACCTGCCAAAATTCCATTTTTTCAGTACGAATGGAAAAAAGAAATGTGGAATTTATTCTTTGTAGTAGGAGTTTTGTTAGGTGGAGCAATTGCAGCAAATTTTTTATCAAATCCAAATGATATTCAGATTGCAGCAGGTCTAAAAGCAGATTTAACTTCTTATGGAATTACAGATTATTCAAATCTTGTTCCTTTAGATATTATGAATTGGCAGAGTTTATTTACACTGAAAGGATTTTTATTGATGGTTGTAGGTGGATTTTTGGTTGGCTTCGGAACTCGTTATGCAGGTGGCTGTACAAGTGGACACGCCATTATGGGAATTTCTACACTTCAACTTCCTTCTTTGATTGCTACTTGTTGTTTTATGATAGGAGGATTTATCATGGCAAATCTTATTTTACCTTTAATCTTAGCTTTATAAAAAATGTGTCTATTTATATCCCTTTACAATCTCTATCGCAACTATTTTCCATTTAAAAATCATAACAATGAAAAACAAAACATTACCATCCCAAGAAAAAATAACAGACACAACTCGTAGAAAAGATGCTATTTGTATTAATGAAAGTAATAAAACTGAAAAATGGTATCATAATTTTAAATATTTATTTGTTGGTATTGCCTTTGGAATCGTTTTCGTAAAAGCTGAAATAATCAGTTGGTTTAGAATACAAGAAATGTTTCGTTTAGAATCTTTCCACATGTACGGAGTCATCGGAACAGCAATTTTAACAGGAATGATTTCTGTTTTTATTATCAAAAAATTTAATATCAAGACTTTATCAGGCGAAAAAATTATCTTTAAAGATAAAGTATTTAATAAAGGTCAAATTTATGGAGGTCTTATTTTTGGTTTAGGTTGGGCAATGACAGGC contains:
- a CDS encoding MBL fold metallo-hydrolase, coding for MNIEQIYTGCLAQGAYYITSNGEAAIIDPLREVQPYLDRLAKDDVKLKYVFETHFHADFVSGHLDLSKKTGAPIVYGATADPEFDAIIAEDGQTFKVGNITIKALHTPGHTMESTTYLLLDENGKEHAIFSGDTLFIGDVGRPDLAQKAADMTQEQLAATLYHSLRDKIMTLPDETTVYPAHGAGSACGKNMSKETVSTIGEQKKLNYALRADMTEQEFVNEVTDGLLPPPGYFGMNVAMNKKGYDSLDDVMKKGKQALEPNAFEVAAEESGALILDTRNPKEFYKGFVPQSINIGIDGGFAPWVGAMIMDVNQPILLITDEGREEETIIRLSRVGFDNILGYLKGGFDGWKVAGKEIDTVNRISPEEFAQKFDKETSKVIDVRKQSEYAAQHIEEAYNKPLDFINDWVKDINPDEHFFMHCAGGYRSMIAASILEARGYRNFTEIEGGFAQIEKQEAIPTSNFVCQSKTLAK
- a CDS encoding YeeE/YedE family protein, whose protein sequence is MIEFITQPWSWYVAGILVGLTVPTLLLIGNKSFGISSSLRHVCAMCVPAKIPFFQYEWKKEMWNLFFVVGVLLGGAIAANFLSNPNDIQIAAGLKADLTSYGITDYSNLVPLDIMNWQSLFTLKGFLLMVVGGFLVGFGTRYAGGCTSGHAIMGISTLQLPSLIATCCFMIGGFIMANLILPLILAL
- a CDS encoding DUF6691 family protein, translated to MKNKTLPSQEKITDTTRRKDAICINESNKTEKWYHNFKYLFVGIAFGIVFVKAEIISWFRIQEMFRLESFHMYGVIGTAILTGMISVFIIKKFNIKTLSGEKIIFKDKVFNKGQIYGGLIFGLGWAMTGACPGPLYAQIGTGATVVLVTLLSAIVGTWTYGLLRERLPH